One Helianthus annuus cultivar XRQ/B chromosome 7, HanXRQr2.0-SUNRISE, whole genome shotgun sequence genomic region harbors:
- the LOC110891202 gene encoding uncharacterized protein LOC110891202, translating to MTKEAISESSIKPVPLHPAYSVSNIQSKIRTLDGSQVTYSAWVKLFRLHVVAYKVENHIDDTPPPAAKSPEYAQWKELDALVLQWIYSTVSDNILKRLMDTTVARDAWLKLEKQ from the coding sequence ATGACGAAGGAAGCCATATCTGAATCATCGATTAAACCTGTTCCCCTACACCCGGCTTACTCCGTGTCGAACATTCAGTCTAAGATCCGGACATTGGACGGGTCGCAGGTAACATATTCGGCATGGGTTAAGCTATTCCGCCTTCACGTGGTCGCATACAAGGTTGAAAATCACATCGATGATACACCACCACCCGCAGCCAAATCCCCTGAATATGCCCAATGGAAGGAACTTGACGCATTGGTCCTTCAGTGGATCTACAGCACCGTTTCGGATAATATTCTGAAACGCCTCATGGATACGACTGTAGCCCGGGATGCGTGGTTAAAGCTCGAGAAACAATAA
- the LOC118480360 gene encoding uncharacterized protein LOC118480360 → MAEKTTRDSLEHFCRGIIDVYDARYLRTPTWDDLQKIYEVHNAEHGLPGIIGSIDCMHWRWDNCPTAWRGQHTRGDQKGPTIILQAVASQDLWVWSAYFGVVGSCNDINVFEQSPLLEEWISGKAPKASFYANGNYYPHGYYLSDGIYPRYSIFVKTFSDHIDEKRAYFKKVQESSRKNIERCFGVLKQRWQYLRNPCRAWSKQKIRYAMYVCIIMHNMILEDEGNAICQNYMPEAVQEDHPQASMEERVNNARELRYEPYHSQLMVDLIHHTWSVRHVPPEGEEETEDEVDEGEESKDEN, encoded by the exons ATGGCCGAGAAAACAACGCGAGATAGCTTGGAGCATTTTTGTCGCG GTATTATTGATGTGTACGATGCGCGTTATCTTAGAACGCCCACATGGGATGACCTTCAAAAGATCTATGAGGTACATAATGCGGAGCATGGTTTGCCTGGTATAATCGGGAGCATAGATTGCATGCATTGGCGTTGGGATAACTGCCCGACTGCATGGCGAGGCCAACACACACGGGGTGACCAAAAAGGACCCACTATTATTCTTCAGGCGGTTGCTTCacaggacctttgggtttggtcggcttactttggcgtggtcgggtcatgcaatgatatcaatgtttttgaacaatctccgttgttagaggagtggatttctggcaaagctccaaaagcgtcgttttacgcaaatggaaactactaccctcatggatattatttgagcgacggaatttatcctaggtattcgattttcgtgaagacgtttagtgatcatattgatgaaaaaagagcatactttaaaaaggttcaagagtcttcacgaaaaaacattgagagatgctttggggttcttaaacaacgctggcaatatttgagaaatccttgtcgtgcatggagCAAGCAAAAAATAAGATATGCTATGTACGTttgtataatcatgcacaacatgattttggaagacgaaggaaaTGCGATATGCCAGAATTATATGCCAGAAGCCGTTCAAGAGGACCATCCACAGGcgtcaatggaagaaagagtgaataatgcgcgagagttgcgttacgaaccgtaccattcccagttaatggttgatttgatACACCACACATGGTCGGTTCGGCATGTACCACCTGAGGGAGAGGAAGAAACGGAGGACGAAGTTGACGAGGGTGAAGAAAGCAAAGACGAAAactag
- the LOC110943157 gene encoding U-box domain-containing protein 30, protein MPVCLAPQDRANGQVLDLATAVKDGVLGGGVSFGCGFVEKLDLNIMIEELDEPEVPSVFICPISLEPMQDPVTLCTGQTYERSNILKWFNLGHFTCPTTMQELWDDSVTPNKTLHQLIHTWFAQKYLQMKKKSQDVIGNASEALDRLKKVKGQARVQSLKELRRIVTNHVTARTAVVDKGGVSVLSSLLGPYTSHAIGSEVVSILVNLSLDSGSRLNLMQPAKVSLVVDMLNEGSIETKINCTKLIHTLMEEDDFDFEIVSSHSLLVGLMRLVRDKRHPSGNLPGLKLLKSICWHKQVRVLIVNIGAVPQLVELLPAMNHECLELALHILDAVSTVKEGNLALSSCSNTIPNMVRVLMRVSESCTQLALSILWSICKVSPEEYSSVAVDVGLAAKLLLVIQSGCDPLLKQRSAELLKLCSLNYTDSIFISKCKLTKTIR, encoded by the coding sequence atgcctGTGTGTCTCGCACCGCAAGATAGGGCTAACGGGCAGGTGCTAGATCTTGCCACTGCTGTAAAAGATGGGGTTTTGGGTGGTGGGGTGAGTTTTGGTTGTGGGTTTGTTGAGAAATTAGATCTTAATATCATGATTGAAGAGTTGGATGAACCTGAGGTTCCATCAGTGTTCATTTGCCCGATTTCACTTGAACCGATGCAAGACCCGGTTACGCTCTGCACCGGGCAGACGTACGAGCGGTCTAACATCTTGAAATGGTTCAATTTGGGGCACTTCACCTGCCCGACGACGATGCAAGAGCTTTGGGATGATTCGGTCACCCCGAATAAGACCCTGCATCAGTTGATCCACACTTGGTTTGCTCAAAAGTACCTGCAGATGAAGAAAAAATCCCAAGATGTTATCGGAAACGCTTCAGAGGCGTTAGACAGGCTTAAAAAAGTTAAGGGTCAAGCGCGTGTTCAGTCGTTGAAAGAGCTTAGGCGGATTGTAACGAATCATGTTACCGCGAGAACCGCGGTGGTTGATAAAGGCGGAGTGAGTGTTTTATCCTCGTTGTTAGGTCCGTATACGTCTCACGCGATTGGGTCCGAAGTGGTTTCGATTCTTGTAAATCTGAGCCTTGATTCGGGTTCCAGATTGAACTTGATGCAGCCTGCGAAAGTGTCGTTGGTTGTCGATATGTTAAACGAAGGTTCGATTGAAACGAAGATTAATTGCACCAAATTGATACATACATTGATGGAAGAAGACGATTTCGACTTTGAAATCGTCTCCAGCCATAGTTTACTAGTCGGGTTAATGCGGCTCGTTAGAGATAAGCGACACCCGAGCGGAAACTTGCCCGGTTTAAAGCTACTTAAATCCATATGTTGGCATAAACAAGTGAGAGTTTTAATCGTTAACATCGGAGCGGTTCCTCAATTAGTCGAACTACTACCTGCGATGAATCACGAGTGTTTGGAACTCGCATTGCACATTCTCGATGCGGTTTCTACCGTAAAAGAAGGTAATCTAGCATTAAGCAGTTGTTCAAACACCATACCAAACATGGTTAGAGTGTTGATGAGGGTATCCGAAAGTTGCACGCAACTCGCGCTATCGATTCTATGGTCGATTTGCAAGGTGTCACCCGAGGAGTACTCGTCGGTCGCTGTGGATGTCGGGCTTGCGGCGAAGCTGCTTCTTGTTATTCAAAGTGGTTGTGATCCTTTGTTGAAACAACGGTCAGCTGAACTGTTGAAGTTATGCAGTTTGAATTACACGGATTCTATCTTTATTTCCAAGTGCAAGTTAACGAAAACCATTAGGTGA